The following proteins come from a genomic window of Acidobacteriota bacterium:
- a CDS encoding porphobilinogen synthase, whose protein sequence is MAFPVTRLRRLRRNEALRSMVRETRLTPESLVYPLFVCPGEGVRKAIRSMPRIFNLSIDQAIKEAQETHALGIPAIILFGLPETKDEQATGAWADDGIVQRATRAIKRAVPDLIVLGDVCLCEYMSHGHCGIVRKTAATRAGDLGAAAAATAPSVEFEIENDCTLEILARTAVSLARAGVDIVAPSDMMDGRVAAIRTALDGAGLQNTPILSYAAKFASGFYGPFREAADSAPQFGDRRSYQMDGANLREAMREIQTDVDEGADMLMVKPAMPYLDVLAAARERFDVPIWAYQVSGEYAMIQAAAQNGWLDLQRVMLESLLSIRRAGAGTILTYFAKDAAKLIA, encoded by the coding sequence ATGGCTTTCCCTGTGACACGTCTGCGTCGGCTCCGTCGGAACGAGGCTCTGCGTTCGATGGTGCGGGAAACGCGGCTTACTCCCGAGTCGCTGGTTTATCCACTTTTTGTTTGCCCGGGCGAGGGTGTCCGAAAAGCGATTCGTTCGATGCCCCGCATCTTCAATCTTTCCATCGACCAGGCGATAAAGGAAGCTCAGGAAACTCACGCGTTGGGAATTCCAGCCATCATCCTCTTCGGACTCCCAGAAACGAAAGACGAGCAAGCAACTGGAGCCTGGGCAGATGATGGCATTGTGCAGCGGGCAACCCGCGCCATAAAGCGCGCGGTTCCCGATTTGATAGTGCTTGGGGACGTATGTCTCTGTGAATACATGTCCCACGGACACTGCGGGATTGTGAGAAAAACAGCGGCAACCAGGGCTGGCGATCTCGGCGCGGCGGCGGCCGCTACGGCGCCTTCGGTTGAGTTCGAGATTGAGAATGATTGCACACTGGAAATTCTGGCGCGAACAGCGGTTTCATTGGCAAGAGCAGGCGTGGACATCGTTGCCCCTTCGGACATGATGGACGGCAGAGTTGCCGCCATCCGGACAGCTCTGGACGGAGCAGGTCTCCAGAACACTCCAATCCTTTCTTACGCAGCCAAATTCGCTTCCGGCTTCTACGGTCCATTCCGGGAGGCGGCAGATTCTGCTCCGCAGTTTGGCGACAGACGCTCTTATCAGATGGATGGTGCGAATCTCCGCGAAGCGATGCGCGAGATCCAAACCGATGTGGACGAAGGCGCGGATATGCTGATGGTGAAACCGGCGATGCCATACTTGGACGTGCTTGCCGCAGCGCGAGAGCGCTTCGACGTTCCCATTTGGGCATACCAGGTGTCCGGTGAATACGCCATGATCCAGGCGGCTGCCCAGAATGGCTGGCTCGATCTGCAGCGCGTGATGCTGGAATCTTTACTCTCGATCCGCCGAGCGGGGGCAGGAACCATCCTTACGTACTTCGCAAAAGATGCAGCAAAATTGATTGCTTGA
- a CDS encoding MBL fold metallo-hydrolase, producing MRKFIVAVAVLFSSSVLVAQQDFSKVEIKVQKVAGSVYMLQGAGGNIGVSVGDDGIMIVDDQYAPLAPKIQAALKGIADKPLRFVLNTHWHGDHTGGNPVFSQQAPIIAQDNVRKRLAAGRKGPGPEIPPQPAKVLPVITFEDKVSVHLNGEDIQAIHFPKGHTDGDSVIFFPQSNVLHMGDDFVTYGFPFVDLNSGGSVRGMIEALKKVVTLVPQDVKVIPGHGDLSTVDDMRAFTKMVEDTFNLVAAQVSQGKSADEIKKANVLAAYSKYSGDFVSTERWIDTIYTELKGSH from the coding sequence ATGCGCAAATTCATCGTCGCTGTAGCTGTGCTGTTTAGTTCGAGCGTCTTAGTTGCTCAGCAGGATTTCAGCAAAGTTGAGATCAAGGTCCAGAAAGTTGCCGGCAGCGTTTATATGTTGCAGGGAGCTGGAGGAAATATTGGCGTCTCGGTAGGCGACGACGGCATCATGATCGTCGACGACCAGTATGCGCCACTGGCTCCTAAAATCCAGGCAGCTCTTAAGGGCATCGCCGACAAGCCGCTGCGGTTCGTGCTGAACACGCATTGGCATGGCGATCACACTGGCGGCAATCCGGTCTTTTCGCAGCAAGCGCCAATTATTGCCCAGGATAATGTGCGCAAGCGCCTCGCTGCCGGGCGAAAGGGACCCGGACCGGAGATCCCGCCGCAGCCAGCCAAGGTGTTGCCGGTAATTACGTTTGAAGACAAGGTATCGGTGCACCTGAACGGAGAGGATATCCAGGCGATCCATTTCCCAAAAGGACACACCGACGGAGACAGCGTGATCTTCTTCCCGCAATCAAACGTGCTGCACATGGGCGATGATTTCGTCACCTATGGCTTTCCCTTTGTCGATCTCAACAGCGGTGGCAGCGTTCGAGGCATGATCGAGGCGTTGAAGAAAGTCGTGACCCTCGTACCCCAGGATGTCAAGGTAATCCCCGGACATGGTGACCTTTCCACAGTTGACGACATGCGCGCATTCACCAAGATGGTGGAAGACACGTTCAACCTGGTCGCAGCACAGGTAAGCCAGGGCAAGTCCGCCGATGAAATCAAGAAGGCCAACGTCCTCGCCGCGTACAGCAAGTACTCAGGAGATTTCGTTAGCACCGAGCGCTGGATCGATACCATCTACACGGAGCTGAAGGGGAGCCATTGA
- a CDS encoding ATP-binding protein, whose translation MLNTLAISNYRSLRQVVLPFERLNVITGANGTGKSNLYRALRLLADVAQGRVVSSIAREGGLQSTLWAGPETIARSVRLGEFPVEGTRRKQPIYLRLGFAGDDYNYAIDMGLPKQTKDDPSAFKRDPHIKRECIWHGVQLRPSALLIDRDGPILKVRTEDGGWHIVTQNLSTFDSMMTYLSDPRSAPEMLALRESIRAWRFYDHFRTDAQSPVRSPQIGTWTPILGDDGSDVAAAMQTIVELGDGELLDTAIADAFSGSKISVMPEESGRFALQMSQHGLLRPLSAAELSDGTLRYLLWIAALLTPRPPTLMVLNEPETSLHPDLLGALARLIAKAAARTQVVVVTHSPRLISSLEEQPGCHSIKLDKNFGETVIASNSQRTVPTWKWPAR comes from the coding sequence ATGCTGAACACGCTGGCGATCTCCAACTACCGTTCTCTGCGGCAGGTCGTCCTTCCATTCGAACGTCTGAATGTGATCACCGGAGCGAATGGCACAGGGAAATCAAATCTCTATCGCGCCCTGCGGCTGCTGGCGGATGTGGCACAGGGACGCGTTGTTTCCTCTATCGCCCGCGAAGGCGGACTGCAGTCGACGCTCTGGGCAGGTCCGGAGACGATTGCCCGCTCCGTGCGTCTGGGTGAGTTTCCCGTTGAGGGAACGCGGCGCAAGCAGCCGATCTATCTGCGCCTTGGGTTCGCCGGGGACGACTACAACTATGCCATCGACATGGGCTTGCCTAAACAAACCAAGGACGATCCCTCCGCATTTAAGCGCGATCCGCACATCAAGCGCGAGTGCATCTGGCACGGGGTCCAACTTCGTCCCAGCGCGCTGCTCATTGATCGCGATGGGCCCATCCTTAAGGTTCGTACTGAAGATGGCGGCTGGCACATCGTTACGCAAAACCTTTCTACATTTGACAGCATGATGACCTACCTCTCGGATCCGCGCAGCGCGCCCGAGATGCTTGCGCTGCGAGAATCGATTCGCGCCTGGCGCTTTTACGATCATTTCCGCACAGATGCCCAGAGCCCAGTGCGTTCGCCGCAGATCGGCACGTGGACTCCCATTTTGGGAGACGATGGATCCGATGTCGCCGCTGCAATGCAGACCATCGTCGAGCTGGGCGATGGCGAACTGCTGGACACGGCCATCGCTGACGCATTTTCCGGCAGCAAGATTTCTGTCATGCCGGAAGAAAGCGGCAGGTTCGCGCTGCAAATGTCGCAGCATGGGCTTTTGCGCCCGCTTTCCGCAGCCGAACTCTCCGACGGCACGCTTCGCTATCTGCTATGGATCGCCGCCCTACTCACGCCGCGTCCACCGACGCTCATGGTGCTGAACGAACCCGAGACCAGCCTGCATCCAGACTTACTCGGCGCTCTGGCACGCCTGATTGCAAAAGCCGCAGCGCGGACGCAGGTGGTGGTTGTAACCCACTCACCGCGGCTGATCTCGTCGCTCGAGGAACAACCCGGTTGTCACTCGATCAAGCTGGATAAGAACTTTGGCGAAACGGTAATCGCGAGCAACAGCCAACGCACTGTTCCGACCTGGAAATGGCCAGCGCGATGA
- the lpdA gene encoding dihydrolipoyl dehydrogenase encodes MPETIYDAAIIGSGPGGYTAAIRGGEYGLKVALIEKDPKLGGTCLHVGCIPTKSLLFDAEIYDHFKAAKEHGIENVDGMKVNWGTVQDRKNKIVTKHAKGLEFLMRKNKVTVVPGYGRLTGPVKNGVLEVEVTGDDGKKSMLHTRNVILASGSQARMLPGLKPDPTILTNIEILSLGTIPKSLIVIGSGAVGVEFASIYKSYGAEVTILEALPRLVPVEDEDISKELLRVYKKRGINCHLGAKVEKVEKTKDGAVVTFTGSDGKQQKLEAEKVLIAIGRAPQTDDVGLEKSKIKADRGFIPTNEWMQTTEPCIYAIGDIVLGMPQLAHVAAMQGMVAVAKIAGKYARPVKRNLIPGATYCEPQIGSVGLTEAQAREKGYKVKIGKFPFTANSKASIISSHDGFIKVVSEEQYGEILGVHIIGPQATELISEAVTAMQLEATVEEMMFTVHAHPTLYEALLDGFSSVEGKAINI; translated from the coding sequence TTGCCAGAGACTATCTACGACGCAGCCATCATTGGCTCCGGTCCGGGCGGCTATACGGCCGCGATTCGCGGCGGAGAGTATGGACTGAAAGTCGCACTGATCGAAAAAGATCCGAAGCTCGGCGGCACATGCCTGCACGTAGGCTGTATCCCGACCAAGAGCCTGCTGTTCGACGCCGAGATCTACGACCACTTCAAGGCGGCGAAGGAGCACGGTATCGAGAATGTCGACGGCATGAAAGTGAATTGGGGTACCGTTCAGGATCGCAAGAATAAGATCGTCACCAAGCACGCGAAAGGACTCGAGTTCCTGATGCGCAAGAACAAGGTCACGGTCGTTCCCGGTTACGGCAGGTTGACTGGTCCAGTAAAGAATGGCGTGCTCGAAGTAGAAGTGACCGGAGACGATGGCAAAAAGAGCATGCTGCACACGAGGAACGTGATCCTCGCCAGTGGATCGCAGGCTAGAATGCTTCCCGGTTTGAAACCTGATCCCACGATTCTTACGAACATCGAGATTCTCTCGCTCGGCACAATTCCGAAATCGCTCATCGTAATCGGATCGGGCGCCGTAGGCGTCGAGTTCGCTTCAATCTACAAGTCCTACGGAGCGGAGGTGACAATCCTCGAGGCGCTTCCACGGCTTGTGCCTGTCGAGGATGAGGACATAAGCAAGGAATTGTTGCGCGTCTACAAGAAACGCGGCATCAATTGCCATCTTGGAGCGAAGGTCGAGAAGGTTGAAAAGACTAAAGACGGAGCTGTGGTGACCTTCACCGGCAGTGATGGCAAACAGCAGAAGCTCGAGGCCGAGAAGGTGCTGATCGCCATTGGGCGCGCCCCGCAGACTGATGATGTTGGCCTGGAAAAGAGCAAAATCAAAGCCGACCGAGGCTTCATTCCCACAAACGAATGGATGCAGACAACGGAGCCGTGCATTTATGCGATCGGCGACATCGTTTTGGGAATGCCTCAGCTGGCCCACGTGGCTGCGATGCAAGGCATGGTTGCCGTGGCGAAGATCGCAGGTAAATACGCTCGTCCAGTGAAGCGCAATCTAATACCCGGAGCAACTTACTGCGAACCGCAGATCGGCAGCGTAGGCCTAACCGAAGCCCAGGCGCGAGAGAAGGGCTACAAGGTAAAAATCGGGAAGTTTCCATTTACTGCGAACTCGAAGGCGAGCATCATCAGCAGCCACGACGGTTTCATCAAAGTTGTCTCAGAAGAACAGTACGGCGAAATCTTGGGTGTACACATCATTGGTCCACAGGCCACGGAACTGATCTCTGAGGCTGTGACTGCTATGCAGCTCGAGGCCACGGTAGAAGAGATGATGTTCACTGTTCATGCGCATCCAACTCTATACGAGGCGCTGCTTGATGGGTTTAGCAGCGTCGAAGGCAAGGCGATCAATATTTAA
- a CDS encoding lmo0937 family membrane protein — MLWTIFAILLILWLLGFSFHVAGSLIHLLLVAAVIVLIVNLITGRRTVV; from the coding sequence ATGCTTTGGACAATCTTTGCCATCTTGCTGATTCTCTGGCTTCTAGGATTCAGCTTCCATGTGGCCGGCAGTTTGATCCACTTGCTGTTGGTGGCGGCCGTGATCGTGTTGATCGTCAACCTGATCACTGGACGGCGAACGGTGGTCTAG